A genomic window from Mesorhizobium sp. 131-2-1 includes:
- the nifT gene encoding putative nitrogen fixation protein NifT — MRVMIRRTRAGLSAYIPKKDLEEPIIKVDNEHLWGGAVTLKNGWRLVLPDLPRDTPLPITVEARKISDED, encoded by the coding sequence ATGAGGGTAATGATCCGCAGGACCCGTGCTGGCTTGTCGGCATATATTCCCAAAAAGGATCTCGAAGAGCCGATCATCAAGGTCGACAACGAACACCTATGGGGTGGCGCCGTGACGCTGAAGAACGGCTGGCGGCTAGTCCTGCCCGACCTTCCGCGCGATACGCCTTTGCCGATTACCGTGGAAGCAAGGAAGATTTCCGACGAGGACTGA
- a CDS encoding FAD-dependent oxidoreductase produces the protein MIEEEFDAIVVGAGMSGNAAAYTMASQGLTVLQLERGEYPGSKNVQGAIMYADMLEQIIPDFRDDAPLERHLVEQRFWVMDDTSHTGMQYRSDDFNEAKPNRYTIIRAQFDKWFSRKVRQAGATVLCETTVTELVRNASGKVIGVRTDRAGGPIYADVVVLAEGVNGLLGTRAGLRKMPKPESVALAVKEMHFLPDEVIEQRFGLQGDEGCVIEAAGTISRSMAGLAFLYTNKESISLGIGCLVSDFAQTMESPYVLLDNFKNHPSIRPLIAGSEVKEYSAHLIPEGGYKAIPQLFGDGWVAVGDAAQLNNAIHREGSNLAMTSGRIAGEAIIEIKGRNQPMIRRNLALYKTMLDKSFVVKDLMKYKDMPALIHTNSRNFFMTYPQLMSQAAQNFMRVDGTPKIEKEKATTAAFIKARSRWGLISDVVRLALAWR, from the coding sequence ATGATCGAGGAAGAATTCGACGCCATCGTCGTCGGGGCCGGTATGTCCGGAAACGCGGCCGCCTACACCATGGCAAGCCAGGGCCTGACGGTGCTGCAGTTGGAGCGCGGCGAGTATCCGGGCTCCAAGAATGTCCAGGGCGCCATCATGTACGCCGACATGTTGGAGCAAATCATTCCGGATTTCCGGGATGATGCGCCTCTCGAGCGGCATCTGGTCGAGCAGCGATTCTGGGTGATGGACGACACCTCCCACACCGGGATGCAGTATCGATCGGACGATTTCAACGAGGCGAAGCCCAATCGCTACACGATCATCCGCGCCCAATTCGACAAGTGGTTTTCGCGCAAGGTGCGCCAGGCCGGCGCGACGGTGCTGTGCGAGACGACGGTGACCGAACTTGTCCGCAATGCCAGCGGCAAGGTGATCGGCGTGCGCACCGACCGGGCTGGCGGGCCGATCTACGCGGACGTCGTCGTGCTCGCAGAAGGTGTCAACGGACTGCTCGGTACACGGGCCGGCCTGCGCAAGATGCCGAAGCCAGAAAGCGTGGCGCTCGCTGTCAAGGAAATGCATTTCCTACCCGATGAGGTCATTGAGCAGCGGTTCGGCCTCCAGGGCGACGAAGGCTGCGTGATCGAAGCGGCGGGCACGATTTCCCGCAGCATGGCCGGACTGGCCTTCCTCTACACCAACAAGGAGTCGATCTCTCTCGGCATCGGCTGCCTCGTCTCCGATTTCGCCCAGACAATGGAGAGCCCTTACGTCCTCCTCGACAACTTCAAAAACCATCCTTCGATCCGGCCGCTGATCGCGGGCTCGGAAGTCAAGGAGTATTCCGCGCATCTCATTCCCGAAGGTGGCTACAAGGCAATTCCGCAGCTCTTCGGCGACGGTTGGGTGGCGGTCGGTGATGCCGCCCAACTGAACAACGCTATTCACCGCGAGGGTTCGAACCTTGCCATGACTTCCGGTCGCATCGCGGGCGAGGCAATCATTGAGATCAAGGGCCGCAACCAGCCGATGATCAGGAGGAACCTCGCCCTCTACAAAACCATGCTGGACAAGTCCTTCGTAGTCAAAGACCTGATGAAATATAAGGACATGCCGGCCCTGATACACACCAATTCCCGCAATTTCTTCATGACTTACCCGCAGTTGATGTCGCAGGCCGCGCAGAACTTCATGCGGGTCGACGGAACCCCGAAAATCGAGAAGGAAAAGGCGACCACTGCTGCCTTCATCAAGGCGCGTTCGCGCTGGGGGCTGATCAGCGATGTGGTCCGCCTGGCACTCGCCTGGCGCTGA
- the nifA gene encoding nif-specific transcriptional activator NifA, whose protein sequence is MAHMLPDQVGEIVSRNTPPEPAVEAALNADSLLGGIYEISKILTAPTRLEITLANVANILSSFVQMRHGAIVVLDAEGEPQISATTGGAVPQSAIGSVIPQAVIDKIVATGVPIVIQDTSTSELFQADPQSTSGTIATAFIGVPLKAEEKIFGTLSIDRVRNGTTKFRYEEDLRFLAMVANLVGRTIRLHRTLSTAGQRLIEKQPRPEQSLDEDRTHPARHPHVKIDGIIGESPALKQVLEIVSVVARTNSTVLLRGESGTGKEFFAQAIHKLSHRREKSFVKLNCAALPESVLESELFGHEKGAFTGAILQRAGRFELANGGTLLLDEIGEISPAFQAKLLRVLQEGELERVGGTRTLKVDVRLICATNKDLEMAVRNGEFRADLYYRINVVPIVLPPLRERPGDIPRLAKALLDRFNKENHRDLAFTPSALDLISQCYFPGNVRELENCVRRTATLARSMTITPSDFACQNSQCLSSLLWKGVGRSHGAYAVDEFARGNMMPVGSPLPAMRVGPSQNEASPGETCDPNHPACPAINQRLTERDRLIDAMEKAGWVQAKAARFLGLTPRQVGYALRRHHIEVKKF, encoded by the coding sequence ATGGCTCACATGCTTCCAGATCAGGTCGGTGAAATTGTATCTCGGAACACCCCGCCTGAACCTGCGGTCGAAGCGGCGCTCAATGCGGATAGCTTGCTCGGGGGAATCTACGAGATATCGAAGATTCTGACTGCCCCGACCCGGCTGGAGATTACGCTTGCCAATGTCGCGAATATCCTCTCCTCGTTTGTGCAAATGCGTCATGGCGCAATTGTCGTCCTGGACGCTGAAGGAGAGCCGCAGATTAGCGCAACTACCGGCGGCGCTGTGCCTCAGTCAGCCATCGGCAGTGTCATACCCCAGGCCGTAATAGACAAAATCGTCGCTACTGGAGTGCCGATCGTCATACAAGACACAAGCACGTCGGAGCTGTTTCAGGCCGATCCTCAATCGACCAGCGGCACGATCGCAACTGCGTTTATCGGTGTCCCGCTAAAGGCTGAGGAAAAGATCTTCGGGACGCTGTCGATCGACCGGGTCAGGAACGGTACCACCAAGTTCCGTTACGAGGAGGACTTACGTTTCCTGGCCATGGTCGCCAATCTGGTCGGCCGGACCATCCGCCTGCATCGCACTTTGAGCACGGCTGGTCAGCGACTTATCGAGAAGCAACCGAGACCAGAGCAATCGCTCGACGAGGACAGGACCCATCCGGCCCGACATCCGCATGTCAAGATCGACGGAATCATCGGAGAAAGTCCCGCACTCAAGCAAGTGCTGGAGATCGTCTCGGTCGTGGCCAGGACCAATTCCACCGTGCTTCTGCGAGGCGAAAGCGGTACCGGCAAGGAGTTCTTTGCACAGGCCATCCATAAGCTTTCGCATCGGAGGGAGAAATCCTTCGTCAAATTGAACTGCGCCGCATTGCCCGAAAGCGTCTTGGAATCGGAGCTCTTTGGCCACGAGAAGGGCGCCTTCACCGGGGCTATCCTGCAGCGCGCCGGCCGGTTCGAATTGGCGAATGGCGGAACCCTGCTGCTTGATGAAATCGGCGAGATTTCGCCTGCCTTTCAAGCCAAGCTGTTGCGCGTCTTGCAGGAAGGAGAACTTGAGCGAGTGGGCGGCACCAGGACCCTAAAGGTTGACGTGCGGCTCATATGCGCCACCAACAAGGACCTCGAGATGGCTGTCCGGAATGGAGAGTTCAGGGCCGACCTTTATTACCGCATCAATGTGGTGCCAATAGTCTTGCCTCCCCTCAGAGAGCGGCCGGGCGATATTCCACGCCTTGCCAAAGCTCTCCTCGATAGATTCAACAAGGAGAACCATCGCGATCTTGCCTTCACGCCGTCGGCGCTTGACCTGATCTCGCAATGCTATTTCCCTGGCAACGTGCGTGAGTTGGAGAATTGTGTGCGACGGACGGCCACACTTGCGCGTTCAATGACAATAACTCCGTCGGATTTCGCCTGCCAGAACAGCCAGTGCCTTTCTTCGCTTCTGTGGAAAGGAGTCGGCCGTTCGCACGGCGCCTATGCCGTCGACGAGTTCGCACGTGGCAATATGATGCCGGTTGGATCGCCGCTGCCTGCCATGCGAGTCGGCCCCTCCCAGAATGAGGCATCGCCCGGCGAGACCTGCGACCCCAACCATCCAGCTTGCCCAGCAATCAACCAGCGTCTGACGGAACGCGACCGACTGATCGATGCGATGGAGAAAGCCGGCTGGGTTCAGGCCAAGGCGGCTCGTTTCCTCGGTCTCACGCCGCGGCAGGTCGGCTATGCTCTGCGCCGGCATCATATCGAAGTGAAGAAGTTCTAA
- a CDS encoding 4Fe-4S binding protein, which produces MAFKIIASQCTQCGACEFECPSGAIKFKGETYVIDPKKCTECEGTFETQQCASVCPVSKTCVPA; this is translated from the coding sequence ATGGCCTTTAAGATCATCGCTTCCCAATGCACCCAGTGCGGTGCCTGTGAGTTTGAATGCCCTTCGGGCGCGATTAAGTTCAAGGGCGAGACCTACGTGATCGATCCGAAAAAGTGCACCGAATGCGAGGGGACCTTCGAAACGCAGCAATGCGCCTCGGTATGTCCGGTGTCGAAGACTTGCGTCCCTGCCTGA
- a CDS encoding electron transfer flavoprotein subunit alpha/FixB family protein — protein sequence MSNANREAPPSAGRAGIKRELPEHFRDYRHVWVFIELERGEVHPVSFELLGEGRKLADKLGIQLAGIVLGPPGDATQHAVAEAFAYGADLVYLVEAPLLADYRNEPFTKAMTDLVNTHKPEILLLGATTLGRDLAGSVATTLLTGLTADCTELDVDVDGSLAATRPTFGGSLLCTIYTLNYRPQMATVRPRVMAMPPRTDKPVGRVIRHKLSMTEEEIITKVLGFNLDRQSAKANLAYADIVVAGGLGLGSAENLQLVKNLARAIGAEYGCSRPLVQKGWMPADRQVGQTGKTIRPKLYIAAGISGAIQHRVGVEGADLIVAINTDPNAPIFEFAHLGIVTDAIRFLPALTEAFTRRLSPHSHDKLAS from the coding sequence ATGTCGAACGCTAACCGCGAAGCCCCTCCTTCCGCCGGCCGTGCCGGCATCAAGAGGGAATTGCCTGAGCACTTTAGGGACTATCGGCACGTCTGGGTTTTCATCGAACTGGAACGCGGCGAGGTCCATCCCGTGTCCTTCGAACTGCTTGGCGAAGGCCGCAAGCTCGCCGACAAGCTAGGCATCCAGCTTGCGGGGATCGTGCTTGGACCGCCGGGTGACGCGACGCAGCATGCCGTTGCCGAGGCCTTCGCTTACGGCGCCGACCTTGTCTACCTCGTCGAGGCACCGTTGCTTGCCGACTATCGCAACGAGCCTTTCACTAAGGCGATGACGGATCTGGTCAATACCCACAAGCCGGAAATCCTGCTTCTCGGTGCGACCACGCTCGGCAGGGATCTCGCTGGCTCAGTAGCGACGACCTTGCTGACAGGGCTCACTGCCGACTGTACCGAACTCGATGTAGATGTCGACGGTTCGCTCGCCGCGACCCGTCCGACTTTCGGCGGTTCCTTGCTGTGCACGATCTATACGCTCAACTACCGGCCGCAGATGGCCACGGTACGACCGAGGGTTATGGCCATGCCACCGCGGACGGACAAGCCGGTCGGGCGTGTCATCCGGCACAAGCTGTCAATGACCGAGGAAGAGATCATCACCAAAGTCCTTGGCTTCAACCTCGATCGCCAATCGGCAAAGGCAAATCTCGCCTACGCCGACATCGTGGTTGCCGGAGGCCTCGGTCTCGGCTCAGCGGAGAATTTGCAGCTTGTGAAGAATCTAGCGCGGGCAATCGGCGCCGAATATGGCTGTTCGCGCCCGTTGGTCCAGAAGGGCTGGATGCCTGCCGATCGGCAGGTTGGCCAAACGGGCAAGACCATCCGGCCAAAGCTTTACATAGCGGCCGGGATTTCCGGCGCCATTCAGCATCGGGTTGGCGTGGAGGGGGCTGATTTGATCGTAGCCATCAACACCGACCCGAACGCCCCGATCTTCGAATTTGCCCATCTCGGCATCGTCACCGACGCAATCCGTTTCCTGCCGGCATTGACGGAAGCTTTCACCCGGCGGCTGTCGCCGCACAGCCACGACAAGCTTGCGAGCTAA
- a CDS encoding SIR2 family NAD-dependent protein deacylase, which translates to MNTMTSGHLVVIRDSFAERQLDLLKKGLAADQVIPYLGPGLLEIRSAGPPVPHTPEAVAAALNKRAPAPSKIRTNMWSVAQYIEQRRHRRTLQVWMAEIFAAPVVPTILHAWLATLPLSVIVDSWYDGAMRAALIQTRRTDVVEIQGVTRAHEIGDIWTKAYDLSGILLESAPAAKTVLYAPHGGARPAANFLVADSDYVEVLSEIDIQTPIPDLVKERRASRGLFFIGCRFNDQMLRTYARQIMKRSNGPHFAAIDTATLTKNERRFLAASAITVIDMPTGQAAARLVGLGETLHEAKRGIV; encoded by the coding sequence ATGAACACAATGACCTCGGGCCATCTCGTCGTCATTCGGGACAGTTTTGCCGAAAGGCAGCTTGACCTTTTGAAGAAAGGGCTCGCGGCCGATCAGGTCATTCCCTATCTCGGCCCGGGTCTGCTTGAGATCCGCTCCGCGGGACCGCCCGTACCGCATACCCCCGAAGCCGTTGCCGCAGCGCTCAACAAGCGCGCGCCAGCCCCTTCGAAGATTCGCACCAACATGTGGTCGGTAGCGCAGTATATCGAACAGCGCCGGCACCGCCGGACGCTTCAAGTTTGGATGGCCGAAATATTCGCGGCCCCGGTGGTGCCGACCATCTTGCATGCCTGGCTTGCAACGCTGCCGCTCTCCGTGATCGTCGACAGCTGGTACGACGGTGCCATGCGCGCGGCTCTAATACAGACCCGCCGAACGGACGTCGTCGAAATACAGGGCGTAACACGGGCGCACGAGATCGGTGACATTTGGACGAAAGCCTACGATTTGTCCGGGATATTACTCGAATCCGCACCAGCGGCGAAGACGGTTCTCTACGCCCCTCACGGCGGTGCCAGGCCGGCCGCAAACTTCCTCGTCGCAGATTCCGACTACGTTGAAGTGCTGAGCGAAATCGACATCCAGACGCCGATCCCTGACCTGGTGAAGGAACGGCGAGCTAGTCGTGGTCTTTTCTTCATCGGCTGCCGCTTCAACGATCAGATGCTGCGCACCTATGCCCGGCAGATCATGAAGCGCTCCAATGGCCCACATTTTGCGGCAATCGATACAGCGACGCTGACCAAGAACGAGCGTCGTTTCCTTGCGGCAAGCGCAATCACGGTCATTGACATGCCGACGGGTCAGGCCGCAGCCCGTCTCGTCGGACTGGGCGAGACATTGCATGAAGCCAAACGGGGTATCGTTTGA
- a CDS encoding electron transfer flavoprotein subunit beta/FixA family protein — MHIVICIKQVPDSAQIRVHPVTNTIMRQGVPTIINPYDLFALEEALRLRDAHGGEVTVLTMGPPMAEDALRKALTYGADRAVLLTDRCFAGSDTLATSFALSRAIVRIGETFGAPDIVFAGKQTIDGDTAQVGPGIAKRLGLLQFTYVAKIDSIDVDAREITVKRRSEGGTQMLKSRLPCLITMLEGTNEIRRGSLEDAMRAARSQIVKWSAAEAGIEDLNKCGLRGSPTVVKRVFAPTTRAEKATQIDMTDKTQHDLADELIASIFTRQPALEHELAFDGGQ; from the coding sequence ATGCACATTGTAATCTGTATCAAGCAGGTGCCGGACTCCGCGCAGATACGTGTCCACCCGGTGACGAACACGATCATGCGCCAGGGCGTGCCGACCATCATCAACCCTTACGACCTGTTCGCCCTCGAAGAGGCACTGAGATTGCGCGACGCCCATGGCGGCGAGGTCACCGTGCTTACGATGGGTCCGCCGATGGCAGAAGATGCGCTGCGCAAGGCGCTCACCTATGGCGCCGACCGCGCGGTACTCTTGACCGACCGCTGTTTTGCCGGCTCCGACACGCTGGCGACCTCCTTCGCGCTTTCTCGGGCAATCGTGAGAATTGGCGAGACCTTCGGCGCGCCGGACATCGTCTTCGCCGGCAAGCAGACGATTGACGGCGATACCGCCCAGGTCGGGCCCGGCATCGCCAAGCGCCTCGGCCTCCTGCAGTTCACCTATGTGGCGAAGATCGACTCTATCGATGTCGATGCTCGCGAGATCACCGTCAAGCGCCGTTCGGAAGGCGGTACGCAGATGCTGAAAAGCAGGCTGCCTTGCCTCATCACAATGCTGGAAGGCACCAACGAAATCCGCAGAGGCTCGCTCGAGGACGCCATGCGCGCCGCGCGCAGCCAGATCGTGAAATGGAGCGCGGCCGAAGCTGGCATTGAGGACCTCAACAAATGCGGCCTGCGCGGCTCGCCGACGGTCGTCAAGCGCGTTTTCGCCCCTACCACGCGGGCGGAAAAGGCGACGCAGATCGACATGACCGACAAGACGCAGCACGACCTCGCTGACGAACTGATCGCCTCAATCTTTACCCGCCAGCCAGCGCTGGAACACGAACTCGCCTTCGACGGCGGCCAGTGA
- the nifB gene encoding nitrogenase cofactor biosynthesis protein NifB yields the protein MSAPMISLQGLSGTTVFDQSPARAKSGGCASSSCGSSAKPHEMDSAVWEKIKDHPCFSEEAHHYFARMHVAVAPACNIQCNYCNRKYDCANESRPGVVSERLTPDQALRKVIGVANEVPQLSVLGIAGPGDACYDWKNTKATFQRVAKEIGDIKLCISTNGLALPDRVAELAEMNVDHVTITINMVDPRIGAKIYPWIFYGNRRYTGVEAATILHERQMSGLEMLTARGILTKINSVMIPGVNDEHLIEVNKWVKERGAFLHNVMPLISDPAHGTHYGLSGQRGPKAMELKALQDRLEGGAKLMRHCRQCRADAVGLLGEDRGQEFTLDRLPDKVTYDASKRETYRAVVARERGDRLAAKSEALGMVKTAGSGKSLLVAVATKGGGRINEHFGHAKEFQVYEASPKGISFVGHRKVEQYCLGGRAEDKSLDGVISTLEGVDIVLCARIGNCPEDRLKEGGIRATEAYGYDYIETAIGALYAAEFGSEPLAATA from the coding sequence ATGTCCGCACCGATGATTTCGCTACAGGGCCTTTCCGGCACGACAGTCTTCGATCAGTCGCCGGCGAGAGCGAAATCCGGTGGCTGCGCATCTTCATCCTGCGGCTCCTCCGCGAAGCCGCACGAGATGGACTCGGCCGTCTGGGAGAAGATCAAGGATCATCCCTGCTTTTCAGAGGAAGCGCACCACTATTTCGCGCGCATGCATGTGGCGGTCGCCCCAGCCTGCAATATTCAATGCAACTACTGCAATCGCAAATATGACTGCGCCAACGAAAGCCGGCCTGGGGTCGTTTCGGAAAGGCTGACGCCCGACCAGGCGCTGCGCAAGGTGATCGGGGTTGCCAACGAAGTGCCGCAGCTTTCCGTGCTTGGCATCGCCGGACCGGGCGATGCCTGTTACGACTGGAAGAACACAAAGGCGACATTCCAACGGGTCGCCAAGGAAATCGGCGACATCAAGCTGTGCATCTCAACCAACGGGCTCGCGCTGCCAGACCGCGTCGCCGAGCTTGCCGAAATGAATGTCGATCACGTGACGATCACCATCAACATGGTCGACCCGCGGATCGGTGCCAAGATCTATCCGTGGATCTTCTATGGCAACCGCCGTTATACCGGCGTTGAGGCCGCCACGATCCTGCACGAACGACAGATGTCGGGGCTGGAGATGCTGACGGCGCGCGGCATCCTCACCAAGATCAATTCGGTAATGATCCCCGGCGTAAACGATGAGCACCTGATCGAGGTGAATAAATGGGTCAAGGAGCGCGGCGCGTTCCTGCACAATGTCATGCCGCTGATTTCCGACCCGGCGCACGGTACGCATTACGGCCTGAGTGGGCAGCGCGGCCCCAAGGCAATGGAGCTGAAGGCCCTTCAGGATCGTCTCGAAGGCGGCGCCAAGTTGATGCGCCACTGCCGGCAGTGCCGGGCCGATGCTGTCGGCCTGCTCGGCGAGGATCGTGGCCAGGAATTCACGCTCGACCGGCTTCCCGACAAGGTCACGTACGACGCCAGCAAGCGCGAGACATATCGGGCAGTGGTCGCGCGCGAGCGGGGCGATCGCCTGGCGGCCAAGAGCGAGGCGCTCGGGATGGTCAAGACCGCAGGCTCCGGCAAATCGCTTCTGGTAGCGGTGGCGACCAAGGGTGGCGGCCGCATCAACGAGCATTTCGGCCATGCGAAGGAATTCCAGGTTTATGAGGCCTCTCCGAAAGGGATCAGTTTCGTCGGTCATCGCAAGGTCGAACAGTATTGCCTCGGCGGCCGGGCCGAGGACAAGAGCCTCGACGGCGTCATCTCTACGCTCGAAGGCGTAGACATCGTGCTGTGCGCGAGAATTGGAAATTGCCCCGAGGATCGTCTCAAGGAAGGTGGGATCCGAGCAACGGAGGCTTACGGGTATGACTACATCGAGACCGCGATCGGCGCGCTTTACGCCGCCGAGTTTGGGAGTGAGCCACTGGCTGCGACGGCCTGA
- a CDS encoding ferredoxin family protein: MTMAVTKLRVEEKLYQNRYLVDPGRPHIKVRPHERPSANLLALTHICPAKCYELNDKGQVETTSDGCMECGTCRVLCEASGEIVWNYPRGGFGVLFKFG, encoded by the coding sequence ATGACGATGGCCGTGACGAAGTTACGTGTCGAGGAGAAGCTTTATCAGAACCGCTATCTGGTCGATCCGGGCCGCCCGCATATCAAAGTGCGACCGCACGAGAGGCCGAGCGCGAACCTGCTCGCGCTGACACACATCTGCCCGGCCAAATGCTATGAGTTGAACGACAAGGGACAGGTGGAGACCACTTCCGACGGCTGCATGGAATGCGGCACCTGTCGCGTGCTGTGCGAGGCCAGCGGTGAGATCGTGTGGAATTACCCGCGCGGCGGCTTCGGCGTTCTCTTCAAGTTCGGATGA
- the nifS gene encoding cysteine desulfurase NifS, with translation MRPVYLDNNATTRVDPEVVQAMLPLFTDQFGNPSSSHDFGTSAGAAVRKARLQVQTLIGAEFDDEITFTSGGTESDNAAILSALEVMPERAEIVTSAVEHSAVLTLCAHLEKTRAIKVHRIPVDRHGRLDLDTYKAALTPRVAIVSIMSANNETGTIFPVVELAELAKEVGALFHTDAVQAVGKLAIDLKSTAIDMLSLSGHKLHGPKGVGALYVKRGVRFCPLIKGGGQEGNRRAGTENTPGIVGLGVAADLALKFMDDANIRVKALRDRLEKELLQRIPHAFVAGDLLKRLPNTANIAFGDIEGEGILHFLNREGIACSSGSACACGSLEPSHVLVAMNIPNNAAHGAIRFSFSRNNGEEDVDRVLEVMPGIVKELRELSPSASQARGLQSTPGLGDKANPTTVSGPGECNAQLFR, from the coding sequence ATGAGGCCTGTTTATCTGGATAACAACGCAACGACACGGGTCGATCCTGAAGTCGTTCAAGCGATGCTGCCGCTTTTTACCGACCAATTCGGCAACCCTTCGTCGAGCCACGATTTTGGCACTTCCGCCGGGGCGGCGGTGAGAAAGGCGCGCCTGCAGGTGCAAACGCTCATCGGCGCGGAGTTCGACGACGAGATTACCTTCACCTCGGGCGGGACGGAAAGCGACAACGCCGCGATCCTTTCAGCGCTCGAGGTGATGCCTGAGCGCGCAGAGATCGTGACTTCCGCAGTCGAGCATTCGGCCGTGCTGACGCTTTGCGCCCACCTGGAGAAGACGCGCGCCATCAAGGTGCATAGGATCCCGGTGGATCGCCACGGCCGGCTCGACCTCGACACTTATAAGGCCGCCCTCACCCCGCGCGTGGCGATCGTCTCGATCATGTCGGCGAACAACGAGACCGGAACGATCTTCCCGGTGGTCGAGCTTGCTGAGTTGGCCAAGGAAGTCGGCGCCCTTTTTCATACCGACGCGGTGCAAGCGGTCGGCAAGCTTGCGATCGACTTGAAATCGACGGCAATCGATATGCTGTCTCTCTCCGGTCACAAATTACACGGACCGAAAGGGGTCGGCGCACTTTATGTAAAGCGCGGCGTGCGCTTCTGTCCGCTGATCAAGGGGGGAGGCCAGGAGGGCAACCGCCGCGCCGGCACGGAGAATACGCCAGGCATCGTCGGTCTCGGCGTGGCAGCCGATCTTGCCTTGAAATTCATGGACGACGCGAACATACGGGTAAAGGCGTTGCGCGACCGCCTGGAGAAGGAACTTCTCCAGCGCATCCCACACGCCTTCGTCGCCGGCGATTTGCTAAAGCGGTTGCCGAACACCGCAAACATCGCCTTTGGAGATATCGAAGGTGAGGGCATACTGCATTTCCTCAATCGCGAGGGCATTGCCTGCTCCTCCGGCTCTGCTTGCGCCTGCGGCTCGCTGGAGCCGAGCCACGTCTTGGTGGCGATGAATATCCCCAATAACGCGGCACACGGCGCAATCCGTTTCTCCTTTTCGCGCAACAACGGCGAGGAGGACGTCGACCGGGTGCTCGAGGTCATGCCCGGGATCGTTAAGGAGCTGCGTGAGCTTTCCCCATCTGCCAGCCAGGCGAGAGGACTTCAATCAACTCCAGGCCTGGGCGACAAGGCAAACCCGACAACCGTTTCCGGCCCAGGAGAATGCAATGCGCAGTTGTTTCGCTGA
- a CDS encoding nitrogen fixation protein NifZ, whose translation MSLGREQDIEIRTPPRFMPGERVRATRHIKNDGTYPGKEIGENLVRKGDEGYVRDIGTFLQQFYIYAVEWVDRGTVVGMRARELMSLETARTPSSAEIGAGFDEGTAR comes from the coding sequence ATGAGCCTCGGACGCGAACAGGACATCGAAATCCGTACACCCCCGCGATTCATGCCGGGTGAGCGGGTCCGCGCCACACGCCACATAAAAAATGACGGCACCTATCCGGGCAAGGAGATCGGTGAAAATCTGGTGCGCAAAGGCGACGAGGGCTATGTGCGCGACATCGGCACCTTTCTCCAGCAGTTCTACATCTATGCGGTCGAATGGGTCGATCGCGGCACCGTCGTCGGCATGCGTGCGCGTGAACTCATGAGCCTTGAGACGGCCCGGACTCCTTCCAGTGCCGAAATCGGTGCTGGGTTTGACGAAGGAACGGCCCGATGA
- the nifW gene encoding nitrogenase stabilizing/protective protein NifW encodes MRSCFAESRAIDVTDILARLKSLSAAEEFFAVLGISYDPRVLNVSRLHILKRMGQYLAEEDFAGLPDGVIAARARATLERAYEDFATSSPLTHRVFKVLKEHDPDKPATRDHTFVPFESILRRFGTE; translated from the coding sequence ATGCGCAGTTGTTTCGCTGAAAGCCGCGCCATCGATGTCACCGACATCCTCGCCCGGCTGAAGAGCCTGTCGGCTGCGGAGGAGTTCTTCGCAGTCCTTGGCATCTCTTATGATCCGAGGGTGCTCAATGTCTCACGGCTGCATATCCTGAAGCGCATGGGCCAATATCTCGCTGAAGAGGATTTCGCCGGTCTTCCCGACGGGGTGATCGCCGCGCGGGCGCGTGCGACGTTGGAACGCGCCTATGAGGATTTCGCGACATCCTCGCCACTCACCCACCGGGTCTTCAAGGTGCTCAAAGAGCACGATCCCGACAAACCGGCCACTCGGGACCACACCTTTGTCCCGTTCGAGTCGATCCTGAGGCGGTTCGGGACAGAATGA